In Niallia sp. FSL W8-0635, one genomic interval encodes:
- a CDS encoding PadR family transcriptional regulator: MAIQIFILSKLIEENTYPYKLKKQLSDPIPLDQLAGLTESKLYYHFESLMKQGLVEPVEIIREEHRPDKQVFAITEKGRQALPGKIYTLFEKADAISDMFVGLANMKYVEREKVIDILKKKVKKITDRMEQIMDLENELDVDKDKEKFIEFISEYISAKANQKTYWLEQLIKRIELGEI; encoded by the coding sequence ATGGCTATTCAGATTTTTATATTGAGTAAATTAATCGAAGAAAATACGTATCCTTATAAATTAAAAAAGCAGCTTTCAGATCCTATCCCACTTGACCAATTAGCTGGACTTACCGAAAGTAAATTGTATTATCACTTTGAATCCTTAATGAAGCAAGGATTAGTGGAGCCAGTCGAAATAATAAGAGAAGAACATCGACCAGATAAACAAGTATTTGCTATTACAGAAAAAGGCCGTCAAGCGTTGCCTGGGAAGATTTATACATTGTTTGAGAAGGCAGATGCAATCAGTGATATGTTCGTTGGATTAGCAAATATGAAGTATGTCGAGCGTGAGAAAGTGATAGACATTCTTAAGAAAAAAGTGAAAAAAATAACGGATCGTATGGAACAGATTATGGATTTAGAGAATGAGCTTGATGTCGATAAAGACAAAGAGAAATTTATTGAATTTATAAGTGAGTATATTTCTGCTAAAGCAAACCAAAAAACATATTGGTTAGAGCAGTTGATTAAACGGATTGAATTAGGTGAAATATAA
- a CDS encoding spore germination protein GerPE has translation MLQRTSVVDLINVNTVSFSSIVEIGDATYHKAVSRALAVQRQRELFYGKEGAFEDYDVFREPIPLIPIIENVDCHFENIKPIIKVHHINITGISSSSLLQIGNCRHIYTEARIKHVRQMEQSIATEVGNNLIQLNEPSQLDIPTSQSPVSVTGTDIAGSPFSNVEPEQEQ, from the coding sequence ATGCTACAGCGTACATCTGTTGTTGATTTAATCAATGTCAATACCGTATCCTTTTCTTCGATTGTAGAGATTGGTGATGCCACTTATCATAAGGCCGTTTCACGAGCATTAGCCGTTCAAAGACAGAGAGAGCTATTTTATGGAAAGGAAGGGGCTTTTGAAGACTATGATGTCTTTAGAGAACCCATTCCACTGATTCCAATAATAGAAAATGTAGATTGTCACTTTGAAAATATTAAACCCATTATAAAAGTTCATCATATAAATATTACAGGAATTTCTTCTTCTTCCTTATTGCAAATAGGCAATTGTCGACATATATATACAGAGGCAAGAATTAAGCATGTTCGCCAAATGGAGCAATCTATTGCAACAGAGGTTGGGAACAATTTAATTCAATTAAATGAACCTAGCCAATTAGATATACCAACCTCCCAAAGTCCCGTTTCTGTTACTGGTACAGATATTGCAGGGTCACCTTTTTCCAATGTTGAACCAGAACAGGAACAATAA
- a CDS encoding spore germination protein: MPAIVGPVQIVNVGEGIVQFGDSLFISPKGNSKATLGSGTSNTGAFIITNNGLNASNYVDTSLLDQPVVANN, translated from the coding sequence ATGCCTGCAATCGTAGGTCCAGTACAAATTGTTAACGTAGGGGAAGGAATTGTCCAATTTGGAGATTCATTGTTTATTTCTCCTAAAGGAAATTCCAAAGCAACCTTAGGCTCGGGAACCTCCAATACCGGAGCATTTATCATTACAAATAATGGCTTGAACGCCAGTAACTATGTAGACACTAGTTTACTTGATCAACCAGTTGTTGCTAATAACTAA
- the gerPC gene encoding spore germination protein GerPC has product MSYDFYQYSEKMRHYLQLLEKRIKELEKQVATLTNDITTIKEKPSVHIDRIDYSFDQLKVETLEGTLNIGLNPEDLSNIEELAINPNSPINQPHAPFYPPIDPKQMMNRSMDIEEEMNQFIQLELPDIIRKKQQELNMHEEESYVSFIQEDITKQMPTRIQYYLQQGANRKQNGRNLSNEAIIQALKEEMENGVHLFLSHIPDNMRGSGKE; this is encoded by the coding sequence ATGTCTTATGATTTTTACCAATACAGTGAAAAAATGCGCCATTATTTACAGCTGCTTGAAAAAAGAATAAAGGAATTAGAAAAACAAGTGGCTACCCTAACCAACGATATTACAACAATAAAAGAAAAACCAAGTGTTCATATTGACCGAATTGATTACAGCTTTGACCAATTAAAAGTGGAGACGCTAGAAGGTACATTAAATATCGGGCTTAATCCTGAAGACTTAAGTAACATTGAAGAGCTTGCCATTAATCCGAATTCCCCAATTAATCAACCACACGCACCCTTCTATCCACCCATTGATCCCAAGCAAATGATGAATCGGTCGATGGATATAGAAGAAGAAATGAATCAATTTATCCAATTAGAACTACCAGATATTATTAGAAAGAAGCAACAGGAACTAAATATGCATGAAGAGGAATCATACGTTTCCTTTATTCAAGAGGATATTACGAAGCAAATGCCAACGAGAATTCAATATTATTTGCAACAAGGAGCCAATCGTAAACAAAACGGAAGAAATTTATCCAATGAAGCAATTATCCAAGCTTTAAAGGAAGAAATGGAAAATGGAGTCCATTTATTTTTAAGCCATATACCAGATAACATGAGGGGAAGTGGAAAAGAATGA
- a CDS encoding spore germination protein yields MPAIIGPIQIVNTGAGIVQFGDSLFISPKDNSKSTIGSGTGNNGAFVITNNAVNSSNYTNSSSVDQPIAGNN; encoded by the coding sequence ATGCCTGCAATAATAGGTCCTATTCAAATTGTCAATACAGGAGCGGGAATTGTGCAATTTGGAGATTCCCTTTTTATCTCCCCTAAAGACAATTCAAAATCAACAATAGGCTCAGGTACAGGAAATAACGGAGCATTTGTTATAACAAATAATGCGGTCAATTCCAGCAACTATACAAATAGTAGTAGCGTTGATCAACCGATAGCCGGTAATAACTAG
- a CDS encoding spore germination protein translates to MPAIVGVAQVISVGGSSIFNIGDVYKMMPISNAKTFSGSGSFNTGDGLKVTNYRSSTNTYDNDGLDQPIAANA, encoded by the coding sequence ATGCCAGCAATTGTTGGAGTAGCTCAAGTTATTTCAGTAGGAGGTAGCTCTATTTTTAATATTGGCGATGTATACAAAATGATGCCCATCTCTAATGCGAAAACTTTTTCTGGATCAGGCTCTTTTAATACAGGTGATGGATTAAAAGTTACTAACTATCGCAGTTCTACAAATACGTATGATAACGATGGGCTAGATCAGCCGATTGCAGCTAATGCGTAA
- a CDS encoding spore germination protein GerPB, whose product MNYFIQQSIVINTLKIGGISNSSVLQIGSAGIIKPASYLYNTGGFTESAPELKPDEPGLNVADEETIFSPAVPLQSPRK is encoded by the coding sequence ATGAATTATTTTATCCAACAATCCATAGTCATAAATACGCTTAAAATTGGAGGTATCTCCAACTCCTCTGTATTGCAAATAGGCAGTGCAGGTATTATTAAACCCGCCTCCTATCTATATAATACAGGAGGATTTACAGAATCAGCTCCTGAATTAAAACCAGATGAACCTGGACTCAATGTAGCAGATGAAGAAACCATTTTCTCGCCTGCAGTTCCCTTGCAGTCTCCTCGGAAATAG